The following are encoded in a window of Vespa crabro chromosome 2, iyVesCrab1.2, whole genome shotgun sequence genomic DNA:
- the LOC124433209 gene encoding probable serine/threonine-protein kinase clkA has product NNNNNNDNNNNNNYYKIKNISSNNSNNTNNNNNSNNNRKNNNNNTNNNNNNNNNNNSINNNNNNNNNNNNNSNDNNDNNNNNNNNKNKINSNYNSNNNNNNNNNNNNNNNKNNDNYNKNNSNNNNSENNNNNNNNNNNNNNNDNNNNNSNNNNNNNNNNNNNNNSNNINNNNNIYKNNNINNNNNGNNNSNINNNTNNNSNNNNNNNNNNSNIYCISNNSNYNSDNINNNSNNNYNRNNNNNKSNNKYNNNNKNINKNNNNNNSNNNNNNNNNNNNNNNNNNNNNNNNNNNNNNNNNNNN; this is encoded by the exons aataataataataataacgataataacaataataataattattataaaattaaaaatattagtagcaataacagtaataatactaataataacaataatagtaacaataacaggaaaaataataataataacactaataataacaataataataataataataataacagtataaacaacaataataataataataataataataataataacagtaatgataataatgataataataataataataataataataaaaataaaattaatagtaactataacagtaataataataataataataataataataataataataataataataagaataatgataattacaataaaaataatagtaataataataacagtgaaaataataataataataataataataataataacaataataataacgataataataataataatagtaataacaataataataataataataataacaataataataataatagtaataatattaataataacaataatatttataaaaacaataatattaataataataataatggtaacaataacagtaatattaacaataatactaataataacagtaataataacaataataataataataataatagtaatatttattgtattagtaataatagcaattataatagtgataatattaataataatagtaataataattataacaggaataataacaataataagagtaataataaatataataataacaataaaaatatcaataaaaataataacaataataacagtaataataacaataataataataataataataataataataataataataataa taataataataataataataataataataataataataataataataataataat
- the LOC124433214 gene encoding GATA zinc finger domain-containing protein 4-like, with translation NNNNNTNNNNNNNNNNNSINNNNNNNNNNNSNDNNNNNNNNNNNNKNKINSNYNSNNNNNNNNNNINNNNNNNNNNNNNSNSNNKNNNNNNNNSSNNNNSNNNNNKSNNINNSNNNSINKNSNSNNNNNNRNNNNYNNNNNNNSDNNNNNNTDNNNNSNNNNNNNNN, from the coding sequence aataataataataacactaataataacaataataataataataataataacagtataaacaacaataataataataataataataataacagtaatgataataataataataataataataataataataataataaaaataaaattaatagtaactataacagtaataataataataataataataataataatattaataataataataataataataataataataataataacagtaatagtaacaataaaaataataataataataataataacagtagtaataacaataatagtaataataataataataaaagtaataatataaataatagtaataataatagtattaataagaatagtaatagtaataataataataataaccggaataacaacaattataataataataacaataataacagtgataataacaataataacaatactgataataataataacagtaataataataataataataataataat